The following are from one region of the Hyphomicrobium album genome:
- a CDS encoding glutamate synthase subunit beta, translating into MGKVTGFLEFKRAERKYAPVAERVKHWREFVQALSEEETKVQASRCMDCGIPYCHTGCPVNNQIPDWNDLVYHADWKQAAQNLHSTNNFPEVTGRVCPAPCEAACTLNIDDVPVAIKSIECSIADRALEEDWVVPEPPETKTGKRIAIVGSGPAGLAAAQQLARAGHDVHVYEKHAKPGGLLRYGIPDFKMEKGIIDRRVKQMEAEGVTFHCNVHVGKTVSTKELEGSYDALLLAGGSEYPFDFFAKSDGRGLDGIHYAMDFLPQQNRRVAGETPPAITDAKDILAKDKHVIVIGGGDTGSDCIGTSFRQGAKSVTQLEIMPMPPEKENKELSWPNWPLKLRISSSQAEGAKVEYSVSTTGFSGEAGKVKKLHYVQVDSKLQPIPGSDAALDADLVLFAMGFSGPVEDDVVKDLGLPVVPRGRFKGVDADERDYKVPGQKKVFAAGDIRRGQSLVVWAIREGRQAAQSIDKFLMGKSTLPR; encoded by the coding sequence ATGGGCAAGGTTACGGGCTTTCTCGAGTTCAAGCGCGCCGAGCGCAAGTACGCGCCGGTCGCCGAGCGCGTGAAGCATTGGCGCGAGTTCGTGCAAGCGCTGAGCGAGGAGGAGACGAAGGTCCAGGCATCGCGGTGCATGGACTGCGGCATCCCCTACTGTCACACCGGCTGCCCGGTGAACAACCAGATCCCCGACTGGAACGACCTCGTCTATCACGCCGACTGGAAGCAGGCGGCGCAGAACCTGCACTCGACCAATAACTTCCCCGAAGTGACCGGCCGCGTCTGCCCGGCTCCATGCGAGGCCGCCTGCACGCTCAACATCGATGACGTGCCGGTCGCCATCAAGAGCATCGAATGCTCCATCGCAGATCGGGCGCTCGAAGAAGACTGGGTCGTGCCCGAGCCGCCGGAGACGAAAACCGGCAAGCGGATTGCGATCGTCGGCTCCGGTCCCGCCGGTCTCGCCGCCGCCCAGCAGCTGGCGCGCGCCGGCCATGACGTGCACGTCTATGAGAAGCATGCAAAGCCCGGCGGCCTGCTCCGCTACGGCATCCCCGACTTCAAGATGGAGAAGGGGATCATCGACCGGCGCGTGAAGCAGATGGAAGCCGAAGGCGTTACGTTCCATTGCAACGTCCACGTCGGTAAGACGGTCTCCACGAAGGAGCTCGAGGGCAGCTACGACGCGCTGCTGCTTGCCGGCGGCTCGGAGTATCCGTTCGACTTCTTCGCCAAGTCCGACGGCCGCGGCCTCGACGGCATCCACTACGCCATGGATTTCCTGCCGCAGCAGAATCGCCGCGTGGCCGGCGAGACGCCGCCGGCGATCACCGACGCCAAGGACATCCTGGCGAAGGACAAGCACGTCATCGTCATCGGCGGCGGCGACACCGGCTCGGACTGCATCGGCACGTCGTTCCGCCAGGGCGCCAAGTCGGTGACCCAGCTCGAGATCATGCCGATGCCGCCGGAGAAGGAGAACAAGGAGCTCTCCTGGCCGAACTGGCCGCTCAAGCTGCGCATCTCCTCGAGCCAGGCCGAGGGCGCCAAGGTCGAGTACTCGGTATCGACCACGGGCTTTTCGGGCGAGGCCGGCAAGGTGAAGAAGCTCCACTACGTGCAGGTGGACTCCAAGCTGCAGCCGATCCCGGGTTCGGACGCGGCGCTCGATGCCGATCTGGTGCTGTTCGCCATGGGATTCTCGGGGCCGGTCGAGGACGACGTCGTCAAGGATCTCGGCCTGCCGGTGGTGCCGCGCGGCCGGTTCAAGGGCGTCGACGCCGACGAGCGCGACTACAAGGTGCCGGGCCAGAAGAAGGTGTTCGCCGCCGGCGACATCCGCCGCGGCCAGTCGCTGGTCGTGTGGGCTATCCGGGAAGGCCGCCAGGCGGCGCAGTCGATCGACAAGTTCCTGATGGGCAAGAGCACGCTGCCGCGCTGA
- a CDS encoding cupredoxin domain-containing protein has translation MRKLMLVAGLSALSAFGFVYSYLSVAAADDVKAIAIVKNDDGKFVFSDTNAKIKEGQAIKWVAVDSDVPHQLVPDSEGDVLTDTGAFDSTNPPSQKFGAAGTIHYHCAVHPKSMRGTITVAAAEAPAGEAAGAAEPKTEPKVQAEEPAEEAPAPKKRKAKPSYGYGY, from the coding sequence ATGCGCAAGTTGATGCTCGTGGCCGGGCTATCCGCCCTGTCGGCGTTCGGCTTTGTCTACTCATACCTTTCCGTCGCGGCGGCCGACGACGTGAAGGCCATCGCCATCGTCAAGAATGACGACGGCAAGTTCGTGTTTTCCGATACGAACGCCAAGATCAAGGAAGGCCAAGCCATCAAATGGGTGGCGGTCGATTCCGACGTTCCGCATCAGCTCGTTCCCGATTCGGAAGGCGACGTTTTGACTGATACCGGTGCATTCGACAGCACCAACCCTCCCAGCCAGAAGTTCGGGGCCGCCGGCACCATCCACTATCACTGCGCCGTTCATCCCAAGAGCATGCGGGGGACGATCACCGTCGCCGCGGCGGAGGCCCCTGCCGGGGAAGCGGCGGGCGCTGCCGAGCCGAAGACGGAGCCCAAGGTGCAGGCGGAAGAGCCGGCTGAAGAGGCCCCCGCTCCGAAGAAGCGGAAGGCCAAGCCCTCGTATGGGTACGGGTATTGA
- a CDS encoding SGNH/GDSL hydrolase family protein, translating into MPLRRPKDSGGRVTQGTSALVRALIMVAVSALLLVRAVPASAQEQGLGGSFITPFPDNDVYQVQVVGDWLAEGLLSGLVEAFTIGPGVSISRKRYDLAGLMRSGAPNDLAAMEQTFGTDPSHIAIVMVGAQDRYSLNRRRASETDDAWRPEYAARVDRLMKLLKKNNRAVYWVGMPNMRRWQDNERAQRMNDVIRERAYLNGARYIDAYASFIDESGGYSDWGPDITGKIKRLRDSDGVHFTQAGYLKLAHFVERELKRDIAQARTERSIPLAGDPAEQSRVNPDKVRLRAESERAQAQAKAAKGGGGVAAPAATAADGAKDQKLETGKVDIRVPGAEGTEQIVTVEIVRPAIPASVVALVTRKQSNDKAAQMGDVLIDQIPGGLTVMSSIVPPRGADGGRRRLSPTQSPYFRVLEKGERLPSKPGRADDFTWPRPQATAAMRAEPPPMPAPQGDTGNTTGSAERR; encoded by the coding sequence ATGCCGTTGCGTCGCCCGAAGGATTCGGGCGGCCGGGTAACGCAGGGAACGAGCGCATTGGTCCGCGCCCTCATCATGGTTGCTGTCTCGGCCTTGCTGCTGGTGCGGGCAGTGCCCGCTTCCGCGCAGGAGCAGGGGCTCGGCGGCAGTTTCATCACCCCGTTTCCCGATAACGACGTCTATCAGGTGCAAGTCGTCGGCGACTGGCTGGCCGAAGGCCTGCTTAGCGGGCTCGTCGAGGCCTTCACCATCGGCCCGGGCGTCTCGATCTCGCGCAAGCGCTATGACCTCGCCGGCCTGATGCGCAGCGGTGCTCCCAACGACCTCGCCGCGATGGAGCAGACCTTCGGCACCGATCCGAGCCATATCGCCATCGTCATGGTCGGCGCGCAGGATCGCTACAGCCTCAACCGCCGGCGCGCGTCAGAGACCGACGACGCGTGGCGCCCCGAGTACGCCGCCCGAGTCGACCGGCTGATGAAGCTTCTCAAGAAGAACAATCGCGCCGTCTATTGGGTCGGCATGCCCAACATGCGTCGCTGGCAGGACAACGAGCGCGCGCAGCGGATGAACGACGTGATCCGCGAGCGCGCGTACCTCAACGGCGCCCGCTACATCGACGCTTACGCGAGCTTCATCGACGAGAGCGGCGGCTACAGCGACTGGGGCCCCGACATCACCGGCAAGATTAAGCGCCTGCGCGACAGCGACGGCGTGCACTTCACCCAAGCCGGCTACCTCAAGCTCGCCCACTTCGTCGAGCGCGAGCTGAAGCGCGACATTGCCCAGGCGCGCACCGAGCGGTCGATCCCGCTGGCGGGCGACCCGGCAGAGCAATCGCGCGTCAACCCGGACAAAGTCCGGCTGCGCGCGGAGAGCGAGCGCGCCCAGGCGCAAGCCAAGGCGGCCAAGGGCGGCGGCGGTGTCGCCGCACCTGCCGCCACTGCCGCAGACGGCGCCAAGGACCAGAAGCTGGAAACCGGCAAGGTCGACATCCGCGTGCCCGGCGCCGAGGGCACCGAGCAGATCGTCACCGTGGAGATCGTTCGGCCGGCCATTCCCGCCTCCGTCGTGGCGCTCGTCACGCGCAAGCAGAGCAACGATAAGGCGGCGCAAATGGGCGACGTGCTGATCGACCAGATTCCCGGCGGCCTGACGGTGATGAGCTCCATCGTCCCGCCGCGGGGCGCCGATGGCGGTCGCCGGCGCCTGTCGCCGACGCAGAGCCCGTATTTCCGGGTGCTGGAGAAGGGCGAGCGCCTGCCCTCGAAGCCCGGCCGCGCCGACGACTTCACCTGGCCGCGTCCGCAGGCCACCGCCGCAATGCGCGCCGAGCCGCCGCCGATGCCGGCCCCGCAAGGCGACACCGGAAACACCACCGGATCAGCCGAGCGGCGGTGA
- the speD gene encoding adenosylmethionine decarboxylase, translated as MAFNDTLFQLGMDLTRSSTAQEEDRRVAAHVAHEDRKDFFIERDGKRYAGTHLLVDLFGARRLDDLEHVETTLKRCVEAAGATLLHVHLHHFTPNGGVSGVAVLAESHISIHSWPEADYAALDIFMCGEAQPQKCIEILREAFSARDVLVKTHHRGSELQDLKWQAARPKLAPVRLKGEKRSKRAA; from the coding sequence ATGGCCTTTAATGACACCCTCTTCCAATTGGGGATGGACTTGACTCGTTCAAGCACCGCCCAAGAGGAAGATCGTCGTGTAGCTGCGCATGTGGCGCACGAAGACAGGAAGGACTTCTTCATCGAGCGTGACGGTAAGCGCTACGCAGGCACCCACCTGTTGGTGGACCTGTTCGGGGCTCGTCGCCTTGATGATCTCGAGCACGTCGAAACGACGCTCAAGAGGTGCGTGGAGGCTGCGGGGGCAACCCTGCTGCACGTCCATCTGCACCACTTCACGCCCAATGGTGGCGTGTCGGGCGTCGCAGTACTGGCGGAAAGCCACATCTCCATCCACAGCTGGCCGGAGGCCGACTATGCGGCCCTCGACATCTTCATGTGTGGAGAGGCTCAGCCGCAAAAGTGCATCGAGATCCTGCGCGAAGCTTTCAGCGCCCGTGACGTGTTGGTGAAGACGCACCATCGCGGCTCGGAGCTGCAAGACCTGAAGTGGCAGGCCGCGCGCCCCAAGTTGGCGCCGGTCCGGTTGAAGGGCGAGAAGCGGTCGAAGCGCGCGGCTTAA
- a CDS encoding AsmA family protein, with translation MANTRPPARGPQPPQRRDSSAPGRLSADRRYPEPPHRSSPLKAILLYGGVALLCLAVGAGTFFIMSPPTELIRREIIAGVKRETGRDLTIGGGASFTIFPGVGLRLNEVSLSAPPGMGGEPLVKMASFDVGVRLMPLLRQEIVIDRLELNEPVFSLRVDGDGRRSWDMAGLDLPIRFAGAERGTGLADLIVSPAAAAPPEVAAMSIDDIRIANGSVRYNDERNGAWGRFDGLNARFSLAAMDQPLTGSGSLVADGETFEFKSTLTSPSDVAAGQAAKLTFAVSGMPLTFSYDGTVGPNDGSGTISANSPSLSALAHWWGSEVSTEAGAGEVAFTARLDATPASVHLSDINLKAGRTAANGSVQFEERKGERPHVKADLKISGLNVAELPLGADLRAGRGASRAVPAPSPLSLDAAEPAPQTGEPNSIEDLLNQPGPRVKGYTQRAEGWSTEPINIKALGLADVDARLTLTDVAYGRTRIDAAQVNVAVKDLVARINLAEVRLYDGRGQGAITLDASASQPSFVSDISLTGISARPLLRDAAQVDWLSGTADVAWKVSGAGATEAAIVGSLNGNSKVALRDGAVIGFDLGGAMGELSEGSIPKFEHDPAKRTDFRSLTGTFAIAGGVATNNDLKLDSQHLHASGDGSVDLPQRSLDYTVRPKLVANLGGDGGDASAIGIEVPVRITGSWEKPEIAPDIGGAINNPNTVDAVKQIGKQLKGKNAGEIVNDLFGKDESGGPSKAEKLLEGLFGGKE, from the coding sequence ATGGCCAACACCCGCCCGCCTGCCCGGGGACCCCAGCCGCCGCAACGGCGCGATTCGTCTGCGCCCGGCCGATTGAGTGCCGACCGGCGCTATCCGGAGCCCCCGCATCGCTCGTCGCCGCTGAAGGCCATCCTGCTCTATGGCGGCGTGGCGCTGCTCTGCCTCGCGGTGGGCGCTGGGACCTTCTTCATCATGTCGCCCCCCACCGAGCTCATTCGCCGCGAGATCATCGCCGGCGTTAAGCGCGAGACCGGCCGCGATCTGACCATCGGCGGCGGCGCTTCCTTCACCATCTTTCCAGGGGTCGGCCTGCGCCTCAACGAGGTCAGCCTGTCGGCGCCTCCCGGCATGGGCGGCGAGCCGCTGGTCAAGATGGCGAGTTTCGACGTCGGCGTGCGGCTGATGCCGCTATTGCGCCAAGAGATCGTCATCGACCGGCTGGAGCTGAACGAGCCGGTGTTCTCGCTGCGTGTCGACGGCGACGGACGCCGGAGCTGGGACATGGCCGGCCTCGACCTGCCGATCCGCTTTGCCGGCGCCGAGCGCGGCACCGGCCTCGCCGACTTGATCGTCAGCCCGGCGGCAGCGGCACCACCCGAGGTCGCCGCCATGTCGATCGACGACATCCGCATCGCCAACGGATCGGTGCGCTACAACGACGAGCGCAATGGCGCCTGGGGTCGCTTCGATGGCCTCAACGCACGATTCTCTCTGGCGGCGATGGATCAACCGCTCACCGGCTCGGGCAGTCTCGTGGCCGATGGCGAGACCTTCGAGTTCAAGAGCACATTGACGTCGCCGTCGGACGTTGCCGCGGGACAGGCGGCGAAACTCACTTTCGCGGTCTCGGGAATGCCGCTTACGTTCAGCTACGACGGCACCGTGGGGCCCAACGACGGATCGGGGACGATCTCCGCCAACTCGCCCTCGCTCAGCGCGCTGGCGCACTGGTGGGGCAGCGAGGTGTCGACCGAGGCCGGCGCCGGCGAGGTCGCCTTTACCGCGCGCTTGGACGCAACGCCGGCCAGCGTGCACCTATCCGACATCAATCTGAAGGCGGGCCGCACCGCCGCGAACGGCTCCGTCCAGTTCGAGGAGCGTAAGGGCGAGCGCCCGCACGTGAAAGCCGATCTGAAGATCTCCGGGCTCAATGTTGCGGAGCTGCCGCTCGGAGCCGACCTGCGTGCCGGGCGTGGCGCGAGCCGCGCCGTGCCGGCGCCGTCGCCGCTCAGCCTCGACGCCGCGGAGCCGGCGCCGCAGACCGGCGAGCCCAACTCTATCGAGGATTTGCTCAACCAGCCCGGGCCGCGGGTGAAGGGCTATACGCAGCGCGCCGAGGGGTGGAGCACAGAGCCGATCAACATCAAGGCGCTCGGCCTAGCCGATGTGGACGCGCGCCTGACCCTGACCGACGTTGCGTACGGACGCACGCGCATCGACGCCGCGCAGGTGAACGTCGCCGTGAAGGATCTCGTGGCGAGGATCAACCTCGCCGAGGTGCGCCTCTACGACGGCAGGGGTCAGGGCGCGATCACCCTCGATGCATCCGCAAGTCAGCCGTCTTTCGTGTCCGATATATCGTTGACGGGCATCTCGGCGCGCCCGCTATTGCGCGATGCGGCGCAAGTCGACTGGCTGTCCGGCACCGCCGACGTCGCCTGGAAGGTTAGCGGCGCCGGCGCTACCGAGGCGGCGATCGTCGGCTCGCTCAACGGCAACTCGAAGGTGGCGCTCCGCGACGGGGCGGTGATTGGCTTCGACCTTGGCGGCGCCATGGGCGAGCTATCCGAGGGCAGCATCCCGAAGTTCGAGCACGACCCGGCGAAGCGGACGGACTTCCGTTCGCTGACCGGCACGTTCGCCATCGCCGGCGGGGTCGCTACCAACAACGACCTGAAACTCGACAGCCAGCATCTGCACGCATCCGGCGACGGCTCCGTCGACCTGCCGCAGCGCAGCCTCGACTACACGGTGCGGCCGAAGCTTGTCGCCAATCTCGGCGGCGACGGCGGAGACGCAAGCGCCATCGGCATCGAGGTGCCGGTGCGAATCACCGGCTCGTGGGAGAAGCCCGAAATCGCCCCGGACATCGGCGGTGCGATCAACAACCCCAACACCGTCGACGCGGTGAAGCAGATCGGCAAACAGCTCAAAGGCAAGAATGCCGGCGAGATCGTCAACGACCTCTTCGGCAAAGACGAGAGCGGCGGCCCGTCGAAGGCGGAAAAGCTACTCGAGGGCCTGTTTGGTGGCAAAGAGTAG
- a CDS encoding polyhydroxyalkanoate depolymerase, translating into MHYYAYEFAHTFLSPFRLGVSGLRSMLDWPGNPMAATPFGRHLAAACELFENVTRRYGKPQFGLKTTRVGGVEVAVREQIVASTPFCNLLHFKRDESALTGKRYDPKVLIVAPMSGHYATLLRGTVAAMLPDHETYVTDWVDARDIPLAMGRFDLDDFIDHVIEFIRVLGPDTHVMGVCQPAVPVLAAVAHMASIDDPCQPASMILMGGPIDTRRNPTGVNKLAEGKPIEWFENNVISTVPLPHAGFMRPVYPGFMQLTGFMTMNLERHMNAHVDLFNNLVKGDCDSVKQHQDFYDEYLAVMDLTAEFYLQTVKTVFQDHALPKGTMMHRGVRVDCSAIQDTALMTVEGERDDVCGIGQTQAAQDLCTNIPDDQKVHYMQPGVGHYGVFNGTRWRTEIQPRIREFIRTIEYERGDLPTGRTARRMHHPAVAVSPV; encoded by the coding sequence ATGCACTATTACGCATATGAATTCGCTCATACGTTTTTGTCGCCGTTCCGCCTCGGTGTCAGCGGGCTGCGCAGCATGCTCGACTGGCCAGGCAATCCCATGGCCGCGACGCCATTCGGCCGCCACCTCGCCGCCGCATGCGAGCTCTTCGAGAACGTCACGCGCCGCTACGGCAAGCCTCAGTTCGGCTTGAAGACGACGCGCGTCGGTGGTGTCGAAGTGGCCGTGCGCGAGCAGATCGTGGCGTCGACGCCGTTCTGCAATCTCCTGCACTTCAAGCGCGACGAGAGCGCGCTCACCGGCAAGCGCTACGATCCGAAGGTTCTGATCGTGGCGCCGATGTCGGGCCACTACGCGACGCTTCTGCGTGGCACCGTCGCGGCAATGCTGCCCGACCACGAGACCTACGTCACCGACTGGGTCGACGCCCGCGACATTCCACTCGCCATGGGACGCTTCGACCTCGACGACTTCATCGATCACGTGATCGAGTTCATCCGCGTGCTCGGACCCGACACCCACGTCATGGGTGTCTGCCAGCCGGCCGTGCCAGTGCTCGCCGCCGTCGCGCACATGGCCTCGATCGACGATCCGTGTCAGCCGGCATCGATGATCCTCATGGGCGGTCCGATCGACACGCGCCGCAATCCGACCGGGGTCAACAAGCTCGCCGAGGGCAAGCCGATCGAGTGGTTCGAGAACAACGTCATCTCGACCGTGCCGCTGCCGCACGCCGGCTTCATGCGCCCCGTCTATCCCGGCTTCATGCAGCTCACCGGGTTCATGACCATGAACCTCGAGCGGCACATGAATGCGCACGTCGACCTGTTCAACAACCTCGTCAAGGGCGACTGCGACTCGGTCAAGCAGCACCAGGACTTCTACGACGAGTATCTCGCCGTGATGGATCTCACCGCCGAGTTCTACCTGCAGACGGTCAAGACCGTGTTTCAGGATCACGCGCTGCCGAAGGGCACGATGATGCACCGTGGCGTGCGCGTCGATTGCTCGGCGATCCAGGACACGGCGTTGATGACGGTCGAGGGCGAGCGCGATGACGTCTGCGGCATCGGCCAGACACAGGCGGCGCAAGACCTGTGCACCAACATCCCGGACGACCAGAAGGTGCACTACATGCAGCCGGGCGTCGGCCATTACGGCGTCTTCAACGGCACCCGCTGGCGCACTGAGATTCAGCCGCGCATCCGCGAGTTCATCCGCACCATCGAATACGAGCGCGGCGACCTCCCGACGGGCCGCACGGCGCGGCGCATGCACCACCCCGCGGTGGCCGTCTCGCCGGTCTAG
- a CDS encoding c-type cytochrome, with amino-acid sequence MGRPALIAAMLAVLVPLGASGEDLEITFNDHCRECHSFVKDDNRLGPSLYGVVGRKAGVEAGYGYTQSMKDSGVTWDEATLDKWIADPGAVVPGNGMSPPYSGIDDPAIRKRIVAYLKTLAPKTNGGP; translated from the coding sequence ATGGGACGTCCTGCGCTCATCGCTGCGATGTTGGCCGTGCTGGTGCCACTGGGCGCATCGGGCGAGGACCTCGAGATCACCTTCAACGATCACTGCCGCGAGTGCCATTCGTTCGTCAAAGACGACAACCGCCTAGGGCCATCGCTCTACGGTGTCGTCGGCCGCAAGGCCGGCGTCGAGGCCGGCTACGGCTACACCCAGTCGATGAAGGATTCCGGCGTGACGTGGGATGAAGCGACGCTCGACAAGTGGATCGCCGACCCGGGCGCCGTAGTTCCCGGCAACGGCATGAGCCCGCCCTACAGCGGCATCGACGACCCGGCCATCCGCAAGCGGATCGTCGCCTACCTGAAGACGCTGGCACCAAAAACAAACGGCGGCCCGTGA
- the pqqA gene encoding pyrroloquinoline quinone precursor peptide PqqA produces the protein MKVWTKPAVREQEVGLEVTSYMPAEIDII, from the coding sequence ATGAAGGTTTGGACCAAGCCGGCAGTGCGCGAGCAGGAAGTTGGCCTCGAGGTCACTTCTTACATGCCTGCCGAGATCGACATCATCTAA